In Streptomyces sp. TLI_146, the genomic stretch TCTCACCGGCGTTGACGGTCTGACCGCCGAAGCGCTTCACACCGAGCCGCTGAGCGTTGGAGTCGCGACCGTTCCGGGTGGACGATGCGCCCTTCTTGTGTGCCATGTCTCCTCAGTCCCTTACTTCGCAGCCGCGGGGATGCCGGTGACCTTGATCGCCGTGTACTGCTGGCGGTGGCCCTGGCGACGGCGGTAACCGGTCTTGTTCTTGTACCGAAGGATGTCGATCTTGGCACCCTTGTGGTGGTCCACGACCTCGGCCGTGACCTTGATGCCGGCCAGCACCCACGGGTCGCTGGTGACAGCGTCGCCGTCGACAACGAGCAGGGTCGAGAGCTCGACCGTGTCGCCAACCTTGGCAGTGGAAATCTTGTCAACCTCAACGATGTCGCCGACAGCAACCTTGTGCTGGCGACCACCGCTGCGCACGATGGCGTACACGCGGATCTCTCTCTCGCTCGGAACGGAACCCCTGAAGCCAGCCGCGTCACACGGGCGAGCCCGTGATGATCCGGAATGGACGAGCGGCCTCTCCCCGCTACCGCGAACGGTCGCCGGGAGGGAGGTGCTCAGGGGCGGGCGCGCATGGAAACACGCCGAGGGTCAAGGTTACGGGCCGCTTTCCCAGGGGTCAAACCAGCCGATGACCGACCGGTAGGGCCGGGCCCGGGGCCGAGGTGTCGGTGGTCACTGATTCAATAATCACTCGTGCACCTGCGTTCGCTGCTCTCCATGCCCCGCATGCTCCGCCACGGCTCGTCCGTGGGCGCGGATCTGCCGCCCGACGAGGCCGTCACCGTCGACGCCCCGGACGGCCCGATGGGCGAGGCGCTGGCCGCCGTGCACGCGGGCGACCGCGGCCCGGCCGCCGCCCTGCTCGCCGGGACCCGTGAGCGCGCCGAGTGGGAGCGCCGCAGCACCTACGTCACCCAGCTCGCCGCGGCCGCCCTGCACAGCCCCGGCTGGCTGGACGGCTGGCTCGCCGAGTCGCCCGAGG encodes the following:
- the rplU gene encoding 50S ribosomal protein L21 produces the protein MYAIVRSGGRQHKVAVGDIVEVDKISTAKVGDTVELSTLLVVDGDAVTSDPWVLAGIKVTAEVVDHHKGAKIDILRYKNKTGYRRRQGHRQQYTAIKVTGIPAAAK